From a single Drosophila sulfurigaster albostrigata strain 15112-1811.04 chromosome 3, ASM2355843v2, whole genome shotgun sequence genomic region:
- the LOC133844978 gene encoding tonsoku-like protein, whose translation MDEKRYIKRKEKARTDGNREQLAISCNQLGDYYNHLGKYNEAVKEYKQEASIYTSMGKELETAKAKRMLGEMYTLLCDYDTAKDYINDYLKIAKRIQNKVEQQRAYATLGRVHLLHGQSLADTTASAAMEQLRLAEKSFLRSLLLIKDLSGQISKLEQLDMQARCYLNIGVVKEHMEEFEESIDYIEKAIKISKAHDLFELTHLCYISMSLLYNCKKNDAASALRYCNMALQVAKRLPNKVKKICETLITKSDILINAGDFASVKQILTKAYKKHTPDENDRGAIERSLRIVVKICQTLDDLVLTSSVDYAKLKDLYEKLGDGCCHLLNYEKALVYYQKMLECAELNHEQGKSLVPIYVSLYQTYKDNRQYDKALEYLWKEFELNQDVPAEAFTTLCSIAEICEQQSQPFWTIHDVYQKAMRQAAKVEDAEKKAKLEKIAMVRLYKLQVKYKMQMLVENLEAEAIEKGINLSHEAAKQDEEEDVETPQQQQQQNTPDWGDDVDLDALTDSDASDLDETDKPRPQRMTRGNRTLTIKRNNKGETQLHQACIAGNLELARRLIEQGHTINVRDHAGWLPLHEACNHGYRDIVQLLLDKGATVAINDRGGTSCDGITPLYDACANGFLDVAELLLERGADATVRTDNNDTCIEALDKWRQSKQLIDGEQAQYAQLRERLLHTLSKVGICSQRHARPLTNANAREATSESSEEEAEVDLTPRQRRSLPRLNTSSGSASKEYRNVMAQLKRPNRVIDEPSSSSNCSSTSSASFKQKRAALLATDEVDADNWLIDDVGPERKRKRYNSGSLGSRSANAKENLHDSAFDLQETPPELDAHQVLFEAANSKQRQKQMSKLTLSRSSSMNSNHSGKSKQQASLLDSGFCRFRSESPLGSGEDSLDSASVIRIEPDSTTSGAQNAPAIQLLISPAKRDSPIKVQATPVLATTVSFKVKVQDELLLVPIERKKLQDINMRWLAEEAGRRYNKLTGLTPLLRLKTSDGFAYEETDAVSVALEQNMLLSTILDWKISPLSQRYEEMCHQLQKSVDDKIKLLLERSQNTQTLELAGLWLRETQTEPVFKALLHQARLTILDLDCNFIGNEGCQQLAKALPTLLQLKTLRLKCNAISNQGLETLLCGEAMEKLEHLEELQLSQNPLGNASVRTLHRFCGSAAGKALNTLQLSQCELTELQDFDLAYNQLTCFDISFNQLTQQSVRRLTDQLNSCRLEQLNLSYVRWPLDDQSGFALGERLVTLLESGTSERFVRLELAGCGLSDAHMYKITQHLAKAKQLEWLDISDNERLSGLALGYVLDELPQLQTLLATNCCRLLDDLRLQKLEQQQQLPKRMELSIDEQTFSMPGALATLTDIWQLKWGDNAKLLKPKRKKGLLKFYVDENDLQWCS comes from the exons ATGGATGAAAAGCGTTACATTAAGCGCAAGGAGAAGGCGCGCACCGATGGGAATCGCGAGCAACTGGCGATCAGCTGCAATCAGTTGGGAGACTATTACAATCATCTCGGCAAATACAATGAAGCGGTTAAGGAATATAAACAAGAGGCATCGATATACACAAGCATGGGCAAGGAGCTGGAGACGGCGAAGGCAAAGCGAATGCTGGGTGAAATGTATACGCTGCTCTGCGATTACGATACGGCAAAGGATTACATTAACGACTATCTGA AAATTGCTAAAAGAATTCAGAATAAAGTGGAGCAGCAGAGAGCTTATGCCACCTTGGGTCGCGTGCATCTGTTGCACGGTCAGAGCTTGGCGGACACAACAGCTTCGGCTGCTATGGAGCAACTTCGGTTGGCCGAGAAGAGTTTTCTGCGCAGTCTGCTGCTGATCAAAGA TCTTTCGGGTCAGATATCGAAGCTGGAGCAACTGGATATGCAAGCACGCTGTTACCTCAACATTGGCGTTGTCAAGGAGCACATGGAGGAGTTCGAAGAGTCCATTGACTACATAgagaaagcaattaaaatcagTAAAGCACACGATTTATTCGAATTGACCCATTTATGCTACATCTCAATGAGCTTGCTCTACAATTGCAAAAAGAATGACGCTGCTTCGGCTCTACGCTACTGCAATATGGCTCTCCAAGTGGCCAAGCGACTGCCCAATAAGGTGAAGAAGATCTGCGAGACACTCATAACGAAGTCGGATATTCTGATCAATGCAGGCGACTTTGCCAGCGTCAAGCAAATCCTTACCAAAGCTTACAAAAAGCATACGCCGGATGAGAATGATCGAGGTGCCATAGAGCGTTCACTGCGGATTGTGGTGAAGATCTGTCAAACACTCGATGATCTTGTGCTCACCAGTTCCGTGGACTATGCCAAGTTGAAGGACTTGTATGAGAAACTGGGCGATGGCTGCTGTCATCTGTTGAACTACGAAAAAGCTCTGGTTTATTACCAGAAGATGTTGGAATGTGCCGAGTTGAATCACGAACAGGGAAAGAGTCTGGTGCCCATCTATGTGAGTCTGTATCAGACGTATAAGGACAACAGGCAGTACGACAAGGCATTGGAGTACTTGTGGAAAGAGTTCGAACTCAATCAAGATGTGCCCGCTGAAGCTTTCACGACGCTTTGCAGCATTGCAGAAATTTGCGAGCAGCAATCGCAGCCCTTTTGGACCATACACGATGTGTATCAAAAGGCAATGCGTCAGGCAGCCAAAGTCGAGGATGCAGAGAAGAAGGCGAAGCTGGAAAAGATTGCCATGGTGCGACTGTATAAATTGCAggtcaaatacaaaatgcaaatgctagTAGAGAATCTGGAGGCGGAGGCAATAGAAAAAGGCATTAATTTGTCGCATGAGGCAGCGAAGCAGGATGAGGAAGAGGATGTGGAgacaccacagcagcaacagcagcagaataCACCCGACTGGGGCGATGATGTGGATCTGGATGCATTGACGGACTCGGATGCCAGTGATTTGGATGAAACGGACAAACCGCGACCACAACGAATGACACGCGGCAATCGTACACTGACCATCAAACGCAACAACAAGGGAGAAACACAGCTGCATCAAGCGTGCATCGCTGGCAATCTGGAGCTAGCGCGTCGCCTCATCGAGCAAGGACACACGATCAATGTGCGCGATCATGCGGGCTGGCTGCCACTGCACGAAGCCTGCAATCATGGATATCGTGACattgtgcagctgctgctggacaAAGGCGCCACGGTGGCCATCAACGACAGGGGCGGCACCAGTTGCGATGGTATCACACCTCTCTACGATGCTTGTGCTAATGGCTTTCTGGATGTTGCTGAACTGCTGCTGGAGCGAGGCGCCGATGCAACAGTGCGCACTGACAACAATGACACGTGTATTGAAGCTCTAGACAAGTGGCGACAGTCCAAGCAGCTCATCGATGGCGAGCAGGCGCAGTATGCTCAACTACGCGAGCGTCTGCTACACACGCTGTCCAAGGTTGGCATCTGTAGTCAACGGCATGCGCGTCCATTGACGAATGCCAATGCACGAGAGGCGACAAGCGAGTCGTCCGAGGAGGAGGCGGAAGTGGACTTGACGCCACGCCAAAGACGTTCGCTGCCCAGACTAAACACTTCTTCTGGCAGCGCCAGCAAAGAGTATCGCAATGTGATGGCGCAACTGAAGCGTCCCAATCGAGTTATCGATGaacccagcagcagcagcaattgtaGCAGCACTAGCAGCGCTAGCTTTAAGCAGAAACGTGCAGCATTGCTTGCCACTGATGAGGTGGATGCGGACAACTGGCTGATTGATGATGTGGGACCAGAACGCAAGCGCAAACGCTACAACTCCGGTAGCCTCGGCAGTCGGTCAGCGAATGCCAAAGAGAATCTCCATGATTCGGCTTTCGATTTGCAGGAGACGCCACCTGAACTTGATGCACATCAAGTGCTCTTCGAGGCAGCCAATTCGAAGCAGCGACAAAAGCAGATGAGCAAACTCACTCTGTCCCGCAGCTCCAGCATGAATAGCAATCACAGTGGCAAGTCCAAACAGCAGGCATCTTTACTGGACAGCGGCTTCTGTCGCTTTCGCAGCGAAAGTCCATTGGGCAGTGGCGAGGATTCCCTGGACAGTGCTTCAGTGATACGAATTGAACCTGATTCCACGACGAGTGGCGCACAGAATGCTCCTGCCATACAGCTGCTTATTTCGCCGGCGAAACGTGATTCACCCATCAAGGTGCAGGCAACTCCAGTGCTGGCCACGACCGTGTCATTCAAGGTGAAGGTGCAGGATGAATTGTTGCTGGTGCCCATTGAGCGCAAGAAGTTGCAGGACATCAACATGCGCTGGCTGGCCGAAGAGGCGGGCAGACGTTACAATAA ATTAACTGGACTAACGCCTTTGCTGCGTCTGAAGACTTCCGATGGCTTTGCTTATGAGGAGACGGATGCAGTAAGCGTTGCTCTAGAGCAGAACATGCTGTTGTCCACTATACTAGACTGGAAGATATCGCCACTTTCACAGCGCTACGAAGAGATGTGCCATCAATTGCAGAAGT CTGTCGATGATAAGAtcaagctgctgctggagcGCTCGCAGAACACTCAAACCTTAGAGCTGGCCGGGCTTTGGCTGCGTGAGACACAAACGGAACCAGTGTTCAAGGCATTGCTGCATCAGGCACGTCTCACGATACTCGACTTGGACTGCAACTTTATTGGCAACGAGGGATGCCAACAATTGGCCAAGGCGCTGCCCACTTTGCTGCAGCTGAAGACGCTGCGTTTGAAGTGCAATGCCATCAGCAATCAAGGCTTGGAGACGCTGCTCTGTGGCGAGGCAATGGAGAAGCTGGAGCACTTGGAAGAGCTGCAGCTTAGTCAAAACCCGTTGGGTAATGCCAGTGTGAGAACGTTGCACAGATTTTGTGGTAGTGCCGCGGGAAAAGCGTTGAACACGTTGCAGTTGTCGCAGTGTGAACTAACAGAGCTGCAGGACTTTGACTTGGCTTACAACCAATTGACCTGCTTTGATATTAGCTTCAATCAGCTGACACAGCAAAGTGTACGACGCTTGACAGATCAGCTCAACAGTTGTCGCTTGGAGCAACTGAATCTAAGCTACGTGCGCTGGCCCCTGGATGATCAGAGCGGCTTTGCGTTGGGTGAGCGTTTAGTTACGCTACTCGAGAGTGGAACCAGTGAGCGCTTTGTTCGTTTGGAGCTCGCTGGCTGCGGCTTAAGCGATGCTCACATGTACAAGATAACGCAGCACTTGGCGAAAGCCAAGCAGCTCGAGTGGCTGGACATCAGTGACAATGAGCGTTTGAGCGGACTTGCATTGGGCTATGTGCTCGATGAGTTGCCTCAATTGCAGACATTGTTAGCTACAAATTGCTGTCGCTTACTGGACGATCTGCGTCTGCAGAAactggagcagcaacaacagctgccgAAGCGAATGGAACTCAGTATTGACGAGCAGACTTTCAGCATGCCAGGTGCATTGGCCACCTTGACTGACATTTGGCAGCTTAAATGGGGCGACAATGCCAAGTTGCTAAAGCCCAAGCGGAAAAAGGGGCTGCTCAAGTTCTATGTAGACGAAAACGATCTGCAGTGGTGCAGCTGA
- the LOC133844982 gene encoding medium-chain specific acyl-CoA dehydrogenase, mitochondrial: MAFLNKLAAPALRQLVASRAYASVSHVSATGPSFTLTEEQQQLQELARKFTREEIIPVAAQYDKTGEYPWPIIKKAWELGLMNNHIPADLGGLDLDVFTTCLTAEELAYGCTGIMTALEASGLGQTPVILSGNKEQKKKYLGRLLEEPLVAAYGVTEPGAGSDVSGIKTRAEKKGDEYVINGQKMWITNGGVANWYFVLARTNPDPKCPASKAFTGFIVDRDTPGLTPGRKELNMGQRASDTRGITFEDVRVPKENVLIGEGAGFKIAMGTFDKTRPPVAAGAVGLAQRCMDEALKYALERKTFGVPIAHHQAVQFMLADMAIGVETSRLAWRLSAWEIDQGRRNSYYASIAKCHAADVANKIASDAVQIFGGNGFNSEYPVEKLMRDAKIYQIYEGTSQIQRLIISRNMYEMAKDSK; encoded by the exons ATGGCATTTCTGAACAAG CTTGCTGCGCCAGCTCTGCGTCAGCTGGTAGCCAGCCGCGCCTACGCTTCGGTCTCCCATGTCTCCGCCACAGGACCCTCGTTCACGCTGAccgaggagcagcaacagctgcaggaGCTGGCACGCAAATTCACCCGCGAGGAAATCATTCCTGTGGCCGCACAATACGACAAAACTGGCGAGTACCCATGGCCCATCATCAAGAAGGCCTGGGAATTGGGTCTGATGAACAATCACATCCCCGCTGACTTGGGTGGCTTGGATCTGGATGTCTTCACCACCTGCCTGACTGCCGAGGAGCTGGCCTATGGCTGCACCGGCATTATGACTGCTCTGGAAGCCAGCGGTCTGGGC CAAACACCTGTGATTCTCTCCGGTAACAAGGAACAGAAGAAAAAGTACCTGGGTCGTCTGCTTGAGGAACCCCTGGTGGCCGCCTATGGTGTCACTGAACCAGGAGCGGGCTCCGATGTCTCGGGCATCAAGACGCGTGCGGAGAAGAAGGGCGACGAGTATGTGATCAATGGTCAGAAGATGTGGATCACCAATGGTGGCGTAGCCAACTGGTACTTTGTCTTGGCGCGCACCAATCCCGATCCCAAATGCCCCGCCAGCAAAGCCTTCACCGGTTTCATTGTGGACCGCGATACACCCGGTTTGACCCCCGGCCGCAAGGAACTTAACATGGGACAACGTGCCTCCGATACACGTGGCATCACCTTCGAGGATGTGCGTGTGCCCAAGGAGAATGTTCTGATTGGCGAGGGTGCTGGCTTCAAGATTGCCATGGGCACCTTCGATAAGACCCGCCCACCAGTCGCTGCCGGTGCCGTTGGTCTCGCCCAGCGTTGCATGGATGAGGCTCTCAAGTATGCGCTGGAACGCAAGACTTTCGGTGTGCCCATTGCCCATCATCAGGCTGTGCAATTCATGCTCGCCGACATGGCCATTGGTGTGGAGACATCGCGTCTGGCGTGGCGTCTGTCCGCCTGGGAGATTGATCAGGGACGTCGCAACAGTTACTATGCCTCGATTGCCAAGTGCCACGCTGCCGATGTGGCCAACAAGATTGCCTCCGATGCCGTGCAAATCTTTGGCGGCAATGGCTTCAACAGTGAATATCCCGTGGAGAAACTGATGCGTGATGCAAAGATCTATCAGATCTATGAGGGCACCTCACAGATTCAGCGTCTGATCATCTCGAGAAACATGTACGAAATGGCCAAGGACAGCAAATAA
- the LOC133840137 gene encoding histidine-rich glycoprotein-like, producing MAQFVTHIQPTLLEASQGHVPHHHGHQVGVQHSSHLPHSGHNMPSPPTAHNHHHGGGGGHGNSSSHHHHKQPHSEPHHAEQQHQQPHSKKSHHATTHHGNPVKSHPHQSPPSAVSSPPGEHVGHYDYFQHQHELAFQHHGEGATPTHGSGNNKHHDKHEHCPTGHQSAVSPEADIMALHDVIASRSPKTN from the coding sequence ATGGCTCAATTTGTGACTCACATACAGCCAACGCTGTTGGAGGCATCGCAAGGTCATGTGCCGCATCATCATGGCCACCAGGTGGGCGTGCAACACTCATCGCACTTGCCACACAGTGGCCACAACATGCCCTCGCCCCCCACGGCCcacaatcatcatcatggTGGAGGCGGTGGACACGGCAACTCGTCctcgcatcatcatcacaagCAACCGCATTCAGAGCCGCATCATgccgagcagcagcatcagcagccacACAGCAAAAAGTCACATCATGCGACGACTCATCACGGCAATCCCGTGAAGTCGCATCCGCATCAGAGTCCGCCATCGGCGGTATCCTCGCCTCCGGGGGAGCATGTCGGTCACTATGATTACTTTCAGCATCAGCATGAGCTGGCATTTCAGCATCATGGCGAGGGAGCCACGCCTACCCatggcagtggcaacaataAGCATCACGATAAGCATGAGCATTGCCCCACAGGACATCAGAGTGCGGTAAGTCCTGAGGCTGACATCATGGCTCTGCATGATGTGATCGCATCTCGCTCTcccaaaacaaattga